The DNA window CTGATCAGCCTGGGCATGCTGGTGCTGATGGTGGCGCTGCTGAAAGACGACTTCACGGTGCGCTACGTGGCCGAACACTCCATGCGGGCCTCGCCCACCTGGATCAAGATCACCAGCCTGTGGGGCGCGCTGGAGGGCAGCATTCTGCTGTGGGCGTGGCTGCTGTCGGGCTTTACCTTCATCCTGTCGCTCACCCTGCGGCGCGACGCGCTGCGGCCCTGGGCGCTGGGCACCATGTTCGTCAGCCTGCTGTTCTTCGTGGGGGTGTGCGCCACCATCGCTTCCCCCTTCACGCCCGTGTCCACCCTGTTGGCCGACGGGCGCGGCCCCAACCCGGCGCTGCAGAACCATTGGATGATGGCCGTTCACCCGGTGCTGCTGTACCTGGGCTTCGTGGGCCTGAGCGTGCCCTTCGCCTACGCGGTGGCCGCGCTGGTCACGGGCCGCCTCTCGGATCACTGGGTGGTGGTCACCCGCCGCTGGACGCTGGTGGCGTGGACGTTCCTGACCGCCGCCATCGTCGCGGGCGGCTGGTGGAGCTACGAGACGCTGGGCTGGGGCGGGTACTGGGCCTGGGATCCGGTGGAGAATGCGTCGTTTATCCCGTGGCTGCTGACCACCGCCTTCCTGCACAGCATCCAGATTCAGGAAAAGCGCGGGCTGATGCGCTCGTGGAACGTGTGGCTGATCGTGCTGGCGTATTCCAGCACCGTGCTGGGCACCTTCCTGAACCGCAGCGGCATCGTCCAGAGCGTGCACGCCTTCGCGGGCGGGCCGGTGGGGCCGGTGTTCCTGGGCTTCCTGGCCTTCCTGCTGATCGTGGGCATCGGGCTGGCCGCGTGGCGTGCCCCTGCGCTACGCGACGAGGCAGAGGTGCCCGCCCCAGTCAGCCGCGAGGGTGCCTTCCTGGCGGGCAACTGGCTGTTTCTGGTCTTCGCCTTCATGGTGCTGCTGGGCACGCTGTTTCCCACCTTCGTGGAGGCCGCGCAGGGCCGCCGCGACGCCAGCGTGGGGCCAGCGTTCTACAACGCCTTCGCCATTCCGCTGGGCCTGGGCCTGCTGCTGCTGATGGGCGTGGGGCCGCTGCTGCCGTGGCGCCGCGCCGACGGTCAGGGGCTGCTGCGGGCGCTGGTGCCGTTGCTGGCCTCGGGCGTGGGTGCAGCGCTGCTCGGCTTCGTCTTCGGCCTCCGCGCCCCCGCCGTTCTGCTGACCCTGGCGCTGGCGGCCTATAACCTCGTCGGGCTGGGGCTGCTGACGGCCCGCGCGGCGCGGCAGGCCGGCGGCCTGGGCCGGACGCTGCAGGCCCAGCCGCGCCGCTACGGGGCCTACACCGCGCACATTGGACTGGTGGTGCTGGCGCTGGGACTGGCCTTCAGCGGCGCGTACCGCAAAGACGCCCAGGCCACCCTGAACCTGCGGGCCGCCGCGCCCACCACCCTGCTGCACGAGCGGCTGGAACTGACCGGCTTGCGGCAGGTGGATCGGGGCTTCGGCACCTCCGCCGTCGCGTCGGTGTCCATTGA is part of the Deinococcus radiopugnans ATCC 19172 genome and encodes:
- a CDS encoding heme lyase CcmF/NrfE family subunit, whose product is MLNLISFQSSALGSLGQLALLGGLGFSLAGLLLAFVGGVRADARVTEAARRATWAVFALISLGMLVLMVALLKDDFTVRYVAEHSMRASPTWIKITSLWGALEGSILLWAWLLSGFTFILSLTLRRDALRPWALGTMFVSLLFFVGVCATIASPFTPVSTLLADGRGPNPALQNHWMMAVHPVLLYLGFVGLSVPFAYAVAALVTGRLSDHWVVVTRRWTLVAWTFLTAAIVAGGWWSYETLGWGGYWAWDPVENASFIPWLLTTAFLHSIQIQEKRGLMRSWNVWLIVLAYSSTVLGTFLNRSGIVQSVHAFAGGPVGPVFLGFLAFLLIVGIGLAAWRAPALRDEAEVPAPVSREGAFLAGNWLFLVFAFMVLLGTLFPTFVEAAQGRRDASVGPAFYNAFAIPLGLGLLLLMGVGPLLPWRRADGQGLLRALVPLLASGVGAALLGFVFGLRAPAVLLTLALAAYNLVGLGLLTARAARQAGGLGRTLQAQPRRYGAYTAHIGLVVLALGLAFSGAYRKDAQATLNLRAAAPTTLLHERLELTGLRQVDRGFGTSAVASVSIDGRPFETRLNTYTQAPGALFPAPAVRYGLLGDTYLVVTSIDPKGQWASIRLIESPLVSWIWWGTLIICIGAGLTLVSPARPQPRLAPAGLAPATD